In the genome of Fusarium poae strain DAOMC 252244 chromosome 1, whole genome shotgun sequence, the window TGTGTTGCGCGAACGGACAGATCAGCTGTCAGATCCACGTGTGGGAAGAGCTTCGGTGATGTGATGTACGTGATCTTGATGCTAGGTGCTATACTGCTAAcatgagaaggaagagggagGATGCAGAGGTATTCGCTAGACATTGTGGCGAGCACGTCGACAGTCGCGAGGTCGAGAAGCTGTACGCTCGATGGCATGAAAACGCCGATGCGTAGTTGCTTTGAAGACATGGTTCATTCAAAAGCTCTATGATAAATACTGTGTGAACAAGGAGGTTATTGATACAGAACAGCAAATTTTGTCCTTGAAGAGCTGCTTTATGTACGTTTTGAATGCTCAACTGACTACATTCCTGCCGCCATTATTTCCACTTACAATCCGCTTTGGAAAGGAAGTATCTTGGAGTGATACAACAAAGAAAGTCTCCGGATACTACATTCGTCGCCCGACTTGTTTCTCATTGGTCAACCCAACCTTAACATCCGAAGTGGTTCGGCGCCGAAAAGACTCCACCTGATCCGGATGTGATTGAAACACCAATTCTTAAGGGACACAGATGTAGGTACTACTTTCTTGCATTGTTTTGTATCGATATACCAGTACCATCACCCGGTAGTATTAACTgctaaaactattaataatatattcaCCACATTCCCATATAGTGGCCATCCATTCCCATGCCCATTATAGACCGTATATCCACCATGATTTTGTAACTCAGTGGTTTCTCATCCCATTAAAATCTTACGCCATATCGTCCACTTTGATGGCAGGTGTCTGTCGCCTAGTCACCTTCTTGCTCACGGTATAAACAAGATCCTGATCCCAAAGCTGGCAGATCAGAGCCTGCGCACTAGGAATGGTACCATATAATGGAGCGACAATCGGAATGGCAAGGTAATCATGCCAGTTTTTCTTAAGAGATCGCCTGGAAAAGTCCATCCCATCAGCCAGACCAGCTTTGACCATTTCCCTCTCGCGACTTGATACTCCTGCCTGGTGGTAACTCTCGTATAAAGACACGTATATTGCAATCTGGAAGAAACCATAGATGCGGATAACGTTACACCAGCTAAAAATCCAAGCCAGGTTCCTTGGGTCATTGTTGTTTTCTGTAAGCTTGACATACAGCGCCGAAGCAACAACCAGAATGGCCATGTGGACTGGGAGAAAATGTGCTTCGAAAAGCCGATGCATCATGTAGAAGAGGCGCTCCCAATGAGGTTGCTCGACAGTATCCTTTTGAATACTAGAAAATATCCCATTGTCGACGTAAGGATGACCACTTTGCTCATCATTCATGTAAGTCTCGGGAATGGCGACATTGTTGGTATCTGAGAGTGTGTAATGAAGCGGCTGGTAGGCTCGACTGGTTTGCTTCCGATCTTTCCATAGCTGAACAAGTTTACAAAGAGCGAAACCCGTGTCAAGAGCGCCCCACATGTGACGGAGAGCCTGCTTGTAACGAGCTCGGGCATCTTTCCAAAGGCCGCCACCACCAGTCACGTTGCTCTGGCTTACAGGGCTGTATATGACCCGACTCGTCAGGTTACCGTTGAGAGCGAAGAAGCACTTGATATACATGTGCAGATCTTCACCAATAGCTTCGCTGCCGCAATCCCACCCGCCAACTCGATCGACAAGATTAAGTGGAAGGGAGTAAACTGAGGTAGGTGGTGCGATAGAAGAGCCAGGATACAAGCCAGACATTCCAGCAGCGCCCCATAAAATATCGGCAACACGAACGACAGCTGGGACAGAATGCGCGTTTCGATCAAAAATCATAGGAGCCGAATAAACGGTCGTCAGTGCTGTTGCCGAGTACGACAAGTGCATATTTGTCAGAATTGTAAAGTAATTCGACGAAAGATGACTGTCGGCTAGAAATAGCATTAGATATGAGAACGACAAAAAAAACCAGGAAAGGGGACTGAAATACCATCGATACCAGTAACAATGATGTTACCCCTGGTTGTTGCTGGGTACTTCTCGCTCAATTTACGAGCAACCCATCCAATATTGCTTCCCTTGCCAGCAGCTTCCCCGGGGATATCTGTCGGATGAAGAGTAAAATCAATAGATCGGAACTTTTTTACAAATTCCTGAATCAGACCGAGAGCTTTTGACTCGGCGGTGTCCTCTCGTTGTTCCATACCAAGATATACCTTTCAAATATGTTAAAAACTTAAGTCCAGCTCACAAACGAAAAGGACTTACATCGTAGGAGTAGTGAGCTTGCGGATGAGATGCCAGTACGTCGAGTGTTTCTCTCAGTGTGTCAACCTCTTCCTTATAGTTTGGAATGATGATAACATGAACCACGTTGTCGTTGGCCCCGGGGACACCATCCGTGTAGAATTCGGGATCGCAATCGCCAGCTTCACTGGCTGTAGAGGAGCTAGTGCTGATGCGACTGGATATAAGAGTTTCGGAACTCGAAGCTGAAGCGTATGAATCACGACGTGAAGCAAGTTTCTTCAAATCGAGTAACGAATCACTACGCGCCGCTCGTTTCATAGACTGCGTGAGTTTCCATATTGTCCAGCACGCGCGGAGAGGAAAGATGCAAACGAGAATGTGGACAAAAAGGCAGTAGTATGCGAAGACATAAGTCCAAGAGCCTGCGCCTATTGTCGACATTGGAGAGTGATATGCGACTTGGCCACCGGGCTGTTCGTGGCTGTATTGTTGCTGCTCGAGGTACGAGTCCCGGGAGACAACCCAGTAGCAGAGAGCACTGAGGGCGATCATACTCAAACCTCCCGCGCGCTGCGCGAGACACGTGAATACCGACATGGCGTTTGATGATGCTCAGAGAGGTCGCTGTGGACAAACGAATATGGGCACGAAAGACGGGTGAAAAGAGACTTGAGGGGTTTGAGCAACACAGAAACAACCCGCCATAGGCAAGGAGTGAAATAAGAAGACGAGGGCAATTTCAACTGGAATTAGGCGTAGAATAAGCCTGATCAGAGGATATACGAGAGAACAGAAACAATCCGGTGACGTACATCTGCATGTGTAAGTGCCACCCACCCGAGCTTCATAAACAGAAATGGTCTATGATAACGAGAAAGCAATTAGTTGCAGGTGATTTAAAAAGAGAGACGTGGGGAATAGAAATATCGGCCATTCCCAGTGCATAAATTAGATGATACCTTTAAAGATACGCTCACCAACCCGTACAGCACGCGCCATGTTGTACATGGTCTGATTCGGCCATGGGAACAAGATAATGATCTCTCCAGGCTCCACACCCATTTGGTGAACGATGGGGTATAAGGGACAGGCACTTGAGAAACACGTTGGCTTGGTCATCGCCCAACTTGGCAATCAAACATTACCTCGAGGCCCAAGTTCTGAAGAAACCATTCCATATTGGCTTTAGGTATCTCAAGTATGAGAGACAGAAAGCGGTGAGAATATTTAGGTGTTTCCGAGTGTCAAGCTAATGATGACTTCTCGAAGCTCAAAAATGTCCTTGCAGTAGAAATCCCTGGTACGATGCGGTAGATAGACTCTCAAATTTGATAGTCAAGGTCCGCGAGATTGAGCTCTGACCACTCACGATCGAGAACATGCCCATGATACAAATATTGTAGATCTCGCATGTCCATGATACAAGTGCACGAGCTTATGGTACTTGAAGCTCCTCGCCGTGGCTAGTACTGATTTGTGTCTGATATGCTGCAGCGAATGCTTCTTTCGTCTTTGATCGCGCATCTTGAGAGTTGCATGACCTCTTCCAAATCACTCGAAGCCCCAAAAAGCTGAGCGATCAGCATTATGGGATCTTTGGTGATCAGCCGTCTCAGTTGTTAACCAACTCTTGAGATTGAATAATAATTCGCGCTCAGAAGCTTGCCAAGTGAACAACTCCAGAATATCTCGTCGATTATCGCTAGAGGCAGATTGTAACATTTGGATCTGGAATTACTTCAACAACCAACCAGACGTATAACCCGCACAATAAACCCAGGGGGAGTGATTTAGACGATCTCCCTCCTTATTAGGTAGTGATGCAGCATTTGATTTACTGTGATTGCTCTTGCGGTTCAATCTTGGTCATGGTATGCTACTGATGTGTTTCCCCAGTCTTGATCATAAAATTGACGTACCAAGCACGGCAATGAGAGCTTTGAGTAGCGCTGGTGTAAAAATACTCAATTAAACCTTGTCGTCGATGGTGCTAGTCGAGATGTTGTCAAGATATTTTCGATCCCAGAAAATAGGGGACACGAGCAACAGGCTTCCAAGTCAGGAGCTTCAATTTTCATTCTGGTTTGTGTAGCAACGTTGACGGCAGTAAAACCTGACTGGCTAGATGTGTCGTTCACGCGGCTTGCTCAGCTTTGAGGTGCTCGGATGTGTGTTGCAAGCTAGGGACTTGGTCGTCAATAACAAGCCGGGACTTTAACACGCGCCACCATAACTGGCCAAGAACTCGCTCTCAGACGTGCCAAACCCACCCTGAGGTTGTTGGGTTTTTATGGTTATCTTGCGGCGTTCGGCGAGTGTATTAGTTGATGCCCATGATGTTGGCTATCGTTGACCCACGGGGACAAGTGATTGGATCTCGCATTTTCGTAAAGACCCGCTCTAATACGACGAAGGTAGAGTTAGGTATAATTGCGACTGTAGTAATGTGAATCAACGGTTATGAGACTCGGAAATATTGATTGGCAGAGAAAGGTTGACTGGTCTATTAGAAGAACTGTGTCTGTGTGGTGAGTCAGGCACCAAATGAAAATGGATGCTCGGTTCAACCCGATTGTTGGTGCCTCTCCAAGTGGTATCTTGTATCCAAGGAAACCTTCCGGAGCCCATTTGTCTAGGAAAAATATCCTCTCTTTGTTTCAATCCCGTTTGTGAACATAAACGCCGTACTCCCGCTGTATCATCCTGCCGCGACGTCAATTTGCGTCGACTCCTGAATTTTAATGTCTATTTTCAAGCTGAGTCGAGTTCTCGACTCGGCATAATAgtgaaaaaaaaagtgaGTGGGTGTTTGTcaatattaaaaaaactgTCGATCAAGGTGCCTTTTCGAAAAGTTTCTGGATTGGTTTGGCAGCCTGGAAGCACGTTAGAGCAATGCAACACAATTCGTGACAAATACTGACATCAATAAACTTCTCGAGATCGTTGTCAAGGTTGGCCAAGTCATCCTTTCGCCTTTTGTTATCTGCAATGAGTTTCTGCTTTcgcttgagaagctcctgCCGTTGTTGCTCAAGCCCTTCACGCTCGGCTCGTTCGTGGTCGATGCGTGCCACCATCAAGGTGTTCTCGTCGTCATCCTGATGCTCGGGGTGTTGTGCTAGAAACTCTTCTACCGGAATCAGAGGCAATTGCTGGTATTTGTGGCTGTAATATGTCAGTGGACGTTCTGGTTGACATGTACCGTAGCAACAAGTCCAGGTGTCGTGACTTACTCGTAAGAATCACAGGCAGTGATCTCCCCCTGAAGGTGTCGTTGCTCGTAGTAAAGGTTCTGAAGTTGGAGGTGCAGGCGATCGACTTCCTGACGCGACTCGGCTGTCTGAGCCTTTGTCTCGCGggcttggaggcaggcattTCGGTGCAGTCCTTTCAAATGGGCCACAGTGGTGAAAAGGAGCCTTTGTTGCTTGAATATCTCATCTTGCGCCTCGTTCGATGCAGGTCCGTGGCTGTATGTTTGTTCGCCAAGGTTAATAAGGGCACTGGCTTGATCGCGTGCCTGGTCGGCAATCTGCAGGACAGCGCAGAGCCTCGGGTCTGTCACAATTTTATCGATGGCCATGATTTTGCGCGCGTGCGATATCGGTGAATTGATGGGCAGTATTTGACAAACTTTTCTCTGTTGTAGATGCGATCGACATGAAGTGGTTGCGAAGCTGAGTTGATGAGGCTGTTTGTTTGTTCTTGCCGGAAGGATGATTATTGGGCGAGCACAAAGGTGGGGCCTTAATACATCACTAGAGTCTCTGAAGAACGAACATTGACTGTACATTGCAGTATAAGCAGCTTGAACTTTGGAATGATGGCTTATACGAAAAGGGAATGAGGTTCATTTTTGGAAAAGTTTAGTTGACGCATCTTTAATCTCATCACTCATATCAAACCAGCTTTAATCAAGATAGATACCAAGGTATGCACTTACTATGGAAAGTTATAAGCCTATCACACTGTCGGTTTTCAGCTCTAAGTAATAGTTTCTGATTCTCTTTGGAGAAAGGCACTCAATTAATGGTCCATAACAGTCTTGTATAGTTTTTATGGACATGTCATCGGTATTTATATGCTCATAGGCAATATTCATGATGCCTGGCATTAATGCGACGGATAACCGGTTACTGATAATATGTTCTCGTCTTGTCAACTCGTGCGTTCCACTTTGCTTGACTCTCCAAGGGCAGATGCAGAGACAGACATCCATTTTTGCACTCTCTGTATACCGCCTGAGATCAGCGTATAGATCATATATAGTCCCTGCGTTCGTTAGTCTGCTGGGTAAACAAGGCGGTCCTCAGGATATGAGAAAAATTGACCGCtgaaagcataagagacgaaattagtaggtcactttatgctctttagactatagtttTCAGGCTACTTATTTCTATAgccctaagacttaggaagctaacttttctgctacccactaggcgGTGACATTCTCATAGCGAATCACGCCTGTCAGTCTATTCCTTCAAACTAACAGGCATGAAAGACTTTGGTAACTTCCAAGCCTCATAGTTGTATATGAAAGTGGATGTATGTGTAAAACTATgcggttgatgttgacaacGGCAGATGGATTGGCTCCATCATAAACCCCATATTATTCAAAATGTAATAAGCATGAACCCGCTTCGGCCCCTTTCTGCTCCGGGATCATCGGATAGATATTGCGGACAAGTCTAGAGGATATATCTCACTCAGCCTGGAGATGAGTGTGAAACTACAGAGATGCCTATCAAACGTCAGCTGATACTGCTTCTCCCATGATCTATTGCCATCATCCGCATCATCTTTAAGACGGGTTCTTGTACCTTTTAGTTCAGGAACAGGAACCAACCAGAACAGACCTCTTGGCTGCAAGTGTCCGTGAGTGCATCGGCGGCGTTTTGAAGATTGATGCCTTATTGGCTCGAGTCGTCATCTCCAAATCGCCAAGCGGGCCGTGGCGAGCTGTAACTTGTTACCGAGTTATCTTGTGAAAGTCATCAAGTTGTATCCTTTTGGTTCATGTTTTGTCAGGGAAGGCACGAATTGATAGAAACAAGTGCGCTTCTTTATGTCAAACTGGATTCACTTTTCGCTGCCAACACACCAGTTCGCAAATGTACGAGTGATCAAGACAAAGGAATGTATTCTGTTATAGAGTACATCGTGTCTTCGCCTTATTAAATCGCTGCCCAATGAACGATGCAGTTGTTTTGCAAGTGGCGGTCCGTTTAAGTAACTCAGTAAGGGACGCCAAGGCCGCCCCCGGTACCGTCATTTCAGGTGCTGGGATCAATCCAGTTCCTTTTTTCcccttccttcttgatggTCCAAGTCACTTCCTCAACAGCTCAACCGCCATGCGCCTTGTTCGTTCCTCTCTCATTTGAACCATTCCTCTCTCCCTCCTTTACTTCAATTCTACTCTACTATATCACTCCTTTTAATTTTTTGAACCCATCAATAATCATACCATTTCTCCATTATACCAAGGCTTGGCTTTCCGGCTTATTCGCAGATCCTTATCCAActcagaaagagaagaaaaaacgaCACAGGACTATTTCCGCCAACCAAACTCGGCTATCGCTATCCCCGCGTCGCAGTTAACCGCAGGGGTTCCTTCCATACCTACTTCACCCAACTTGTCCCTCGTCCCGAGACTTCTCACTGATTGAATCACAACCAATTGCACTCCTCATTCATCGCTCGTGGTGTCGACAAAGCCTCAAGCCAGGCAAGCTGCGTGTGAATACTGTCCAGCCAACTTGACCAACCGATTAACAGCATCACTTGATGCATCCAATCTGACTCGTCGCCACTACAGTTGCAGCGTTACAACGCTTGCCAGCTTACTATTTGCTGTACTGTTCCTTACCTGGCTCAGTTGTCGCGGCATAACCACCATAACATTTTTGATAAAGTTGTTAAGCCGTCGCCATGTCCGACGTTACTACCGCCATCACTACGGCCTGTGCGTACAAGGCTCGTGATAGTGATAATATAGCGACCACCTCTGGTTCCGACATTCGACCTGACGCCGAACCCCGAAAGCGACGACACTCTTTCTTCATACCTAGGAGACGATCCATTGTCGGCCATATCATGGATGGCGAAGAgggtcttcttctcaaagtcgacctgTTCCTTTCGGAGCTTGAGCGCCGCCTCGACTTTATCGAGAACTATGTTGACCTCAGCAAAGACTCGAGCATATCGCGCACCTTTTCCACCCTCCAGGCTGTTCGCTCAAGATGCTCCCATGCTTCCGAAGAAGTCCTCGGTGCCGGACGGCGCCGTCTACACATCATGGTCGACACTCTCGAGACAAGGTACAAAGAGACTCTGGAAGCCGCCGAGTCATTGAACGAAAAGGCTCACATGGGCGTCGACTTGCTCGAGAATATGCTTTCTGACTTTGAGACCCGCGCCTACAAGTTGCGCGAGCAAGGTTTCGCAAACGCCGCCAATGCCGCTGAAGCCTTTATGGACGAGGGTCGTCGAGTCGCAAACGAGGGCATTGAGCGCGCCATACAAGCCGCTTACTCTCTCGAGGAACACATTCAACAGGCCATCGTCTTGGCCAAGGAAGGGCGTCTTATTTCTTATGACGACCTCCCCTCTCCTTGGCGGAACAATCCCCACATCCACAAGGGCTATCGCTTCACCGAGTCCAAACTCGACTGTATTCGTTCAGCCTTCACCCCTTCCAACGAACTGTTCAATATTTGGTCTCATGCGCTTGGTCTTGTATTGGTTCTTGCAATTGCGCTCTACTTTTATCCTAACACTGTCAACTTTACACTCAGCAGCAAGTCCGATGTGTTTGTCGCCGGTGTCTTTTTCGTTATGGCTTGCTTGACACTTGTCTGCTCGACAATCTGGCACACCATGAACGCTGTCGCAGATGTGGATGCTATTTCAATTTTCGCATGTGTTGATTATACCGGCATTTCTCTTTTGATCGCCGCTTCAATCATGACAACCGAATACACGGCCTTTTATTGCGACCCTCTTAGCCGTTATATCTACATGGGCTTGACGGCGTTCCTTGGAATTGGTGGCGTCATTCTCCCTTGGCATCCTCGGTTTAATGGTGCCGATATGGCATGGGTTCGTGTCGCCTTCTACGTTGGCCTTGCTTTGACTGGATTCCTTCCCATGGTGCAGCTCGGATGGACTCACGGTCTCGATTTTGTTTACGACTTCTACTCGCCCATCTCCAAGTCGATGCTCGTCTATCTCTCAGGTGCCTTTGTTTACGCTAGCAAGATCCCTGAACGATGGTATCCTGGTTGCTTTGATTACATTGGTGGGAGCCACAACCTATGGCATGCTGCTGTTCTTGGAGGTATCTTGTTCCACTACACGGCCATGCAAGCCTTCTTTGCCAATGCTTTCCACCGAGCGGAAGGTGGCTGCCCTTCCTACTAAAGGGTTAAACCATGGAATGGCATTTGTTAAAAGAACCACGTCTCAGTTGAGTCTTCTCAAGATATTTGAAGGCATCGCACAGTTGGTTGGTTTTACCATGTTTGGCCAAATTTGGCTCGACGTATGAACCCCGTGCTCAAAGTCTCAAAACATGATCACAAGAACTGATTGCAGCGCCGCCCACATGACAATACTTGACCCAGTAACCGTTGTGTATTACGGACGCAAGCGATCTTGATATTTTTCTCCAAGCGGTGACGCAAAATGGGAGAAGAGCCAGAACAGCACGCCCATCTGCCACGTTACACGCCCATGTTGACGAGCATCCACGATTGACGATCATAACTGAGTGATGATAAACGAAAGTTGCGCTTCAACTTCCCTTTTGGGTAGTAGAAGTCCTGTGCTGTCAGACGAATAAGTATAAGCATAGTAAGCCGGCGTTGTGTTCAATTAATAGAGTGTTGAAGCCTAAAATAAAACATGACAGGCGTACAATAGGCAGCAGACCAGAACCACGTTTCGCTCCAATTCGATTCACATGtaaatagataatagatAAACCAAGCAGTCGTATATTCATTCATTAATTCATCCATCCGGAGCATCTTTGCTTTTATAACGGCCCTGTTACCCGTTGTGAACCTTTTCATTATTCGTGTTCCTCCAATCATAACGCATTTGATCATTAACCATAaacaaaaagagaaagaaagcttTTGCCGTCTGTGACAAATGCACGGTGCAGTGGCGGTATCCAAAAAGGTCCCCTTCTACTGCAGAACCCTTCATGCTTTTAGAGCTGTTGTGCAAGAAAATCAGCTCGAGATTAAGTTCCGATTCGCGAGGTGGTATGCACGTCAGATGAGGTCGCAATTGACAAGACCCCTGCGCATGCTGTGCCTCGAATCACTATCATCCTAGGACTCACAGCTTTATCTGTGGCCTGGAAGTACGATAAAGCCAGCCTGGATTAGAGAGCGTGAGACACGATCTCGGCATAAACATCATCTGGAATCTTCTTGATAATACCAATAGTGACGGATTTGACGAGATCCGCATTTAGTTGAGGGAATGATCTCAAGACTTTGTTCGGGCTGGTAAATGTTAGTGATTGTTGGAATCCAATACTCGAGTTTAGTTCTTACCTGGGAGATTGCAAAATCTGCGATCGCATAATCGTGAGTTGTGCCACGATGCAGACAATGTTGAGATGCGGCCCATAGGCAAACAAAAAGTCCCATAATCGCAGGACTTCGGGTAGAGGTGGTGTACAGGCGCATAACGTCAGGACAGAGGGGAAAGCGTAGATCTCGGCCGACAGCCCTTTTGCAGTGAGATACATGCTCAGCTTAGGGTCTACAATGGCAAGTACTTTATCTACCAGAGCGAGACCTCGATGGACGCCATCCATAGCACCACGGATATAGCCGGGACACTCGCGCGTTAACAATGAATGGAAAGCCACAAAAGCTTCTGCCTCACTGCGAGCTGCATAGAGGAAAGGAGCTGCCAAGACGTTCATGCCCTGGACGTACGTGCCGGGCTCCAGTCTTGTAGCGCCAGCGCCAGATTCAGAGCCTTCGGTCGTAAGCGTCAAGGCACGAGCTCGGTTACGGGCTGTAGGAGAGGATGTGCTTGCGTTTGAGTGGGAACGGCCCGAGATGCTGCTACCTCCTGGAAGTGAAGCGCGGCTGCTGGTAGGACGGCTCTGGCGGGTTTCCTCGCGGGTATCGTGGAGCTTCCATGCGATTGCGTTGAGGAGTCGAATAAGACTGGCCTCGCTAACACGGCGCCGGAAGAGAGGATCGGTCGTAAGAGTGCGAAATGTGTCGTTGCGGATCTTGGAGTAGGCTGGAGAAGCGCCTCGATGGATGAGGGCGAGATAATCGTCGGTTGATAGGATAGGGGCATCGAGGAGGACAAGCCAGACGTATATTCTCAAAGTTGACTACAGCATGTTAGTTTGAAGTACCAATTGGGAGTGACGATTGGTCTTACCATGCCATCTTCAGCACTCTTGACACCTTCGTCAATAACCTTCCAGCGCGCACTCTCCAAAGCGCCCAAGAAATCACCATCAGTCGGTCCCTCGCGTATAATCTGATGTAACGGCAAATGGCCATGCGAAAAGACGGGCTTCTTACTCCCGGCACGTTTGCTGGCTGTAACGACATTCATCTGGTGGACGAGGGGTGGAGTGGCATCGCTGTTGGCACGACCTCTCTGGGGTGAGCGATGAGCGTTTTGATTCgaaagaggaggaggcgctGGCGAGGGCTTTGCAGGCGAGGTAGGGCCATTGGAGTTGGTTGTGCGATGGTCATCGCGCTGTCGCTGCTGAGAAATGAGGGAGGGCGTGGCCTGTTCGCGGGCGCGGGCGCCGAGAGTATGTGCGGATTGAAGA includes:
- a CDS encoding hypothetical protein (BUSCO:52283at5125) gives rise to the protein MAIDKIVTDPRLCAVLQIADQARDQASALINLGEQTYSHGPASNEAQDEIFKQQRLLFTTVAHLKGLHRNACLQARETKAQTAESRQEVDRLHLQLQNLYYEQRHLQGEITACDSYDHKYQQLPLIPVEEFLAQHPEHQDDDENTLMVARIDHERAEREGLEQQRQELLKRKQKLIADNKRRKDDLANLDNDLEKFIDAAKPIQKLFEKAP
- a CDS encoding hypothetical protein (BUSCO:32949at5125), whose amino-acid sequence is MSEPSSNSNLNASFKASTPSLPAPVTTTQLQPPPSPRTHRALRRLQSAHTLGARAREQATPSLISQQRQRDDHRTTNSNGPTSPAKPSPAPPPLSNQNAHRSPQRGRANSDATPPLVHQMNVVTASKRAGSKKPVFSHGHLPLHQIIREGPTDGDFLGALESARWKVIDEGVKSAEDGMSTLRIYVWLVLLDAPILSTDDYLALIHRGASPAYSKIRNDTFRTLTTDPLFRRRVSEASLIRLLNAIAWKLHDTREETRQSRPTSSRASLPGGSSISGRSHSNASTSSPTARNRARALTLTTEGSESGAGATRLEPGTYVQGMNVLAAPFLYAARSEAEAFVAFHSLLTRECPGYIRGAMDGVHRGLALVDKVLAIVDPKLSMYLTAKGLSAEIYAFPSVLTLCACTPPLPEVLRLWDFLFAYGPHLNIVCIVAQLTIMRSQILQSPSPNKVLRSFPQLNADLVKSVTIGIIKKIPDDVYAEIVSHAL
- a CDS encoding hypothetical protein (TransMembrane:7 (i260-281o296-315i327-347o359-378i390-411o423-442i463-483o)~BUSCO:20488at5125), whose translation is MSDVTTAITTACAYKARDSDNIATTSGSDIRPDAEPRKRRHSFFIPRRRSIVGHIMDGEEGLLLKVDLFLSELERRLDFIENYVDLSKDSSISRTFSTLQAVRSRCSHASEEVLGAGRRRLHIMVDTLETRYKETLEAAESLNEKAHMGVDLLENMLSDFETRAYKLREQGFANAANAAEAFMDEGRRVANEGIERAIQAAYSLEEHIQQAIVLAKEGRLISYDDLPSPWRNNPHIHKGYRFTESKLDCIRSAFTPSNELFNIWSHALGLVLVLAIALYFYPNTVNFTLSSKSDVFVAGVFFVMACLTLVCSTIWHTMNAVADVDAISIFACVDYTGISLLIAASIMTTEYTAFYCDPLSRYIYMGLTAFLGIGGVILPWHPRFNGADMAWVRVAFYVGLALTGFLPMVQLGWTHGLDFVYDFYSPISKSMLVYLSGAFVYASKIPERWYPGCFDYIGGSHNLWHAAVLGGILFHYTAMQAFFANAFHRAEGGCPSY
- a CDS encoding hypothetical protein (TransMembrane:4 (i7-27o65-88i500-521o533-557i)~BUSCO:13122at5125~CAZy:GT2_Glyco_trans_2_3); this encodes MSVFTCLAQRAGGLSMIALSALCYWVVSRDSYLEQQQYSHEQPGGQVAYHSPMSTIGAGSWTYVFAYYCLFVHILVCIFPLRACWTIWKLTQSMKRAARSDSLLDLKKLASRRDSYASASSSETLISSRISTSSSTASEAGDCDPEFYTDGVPGANDNVVHVIIIPNYKEEVDTLRETLDVLASHPQAHYSYDVYLGMEQREDTAESKALGLIQEFVKKFRSIDFTLHPTDIPGEAAGKGSNIGWVARKLSEKYPATTRGNIIVTGIDADSHLSSNYFTILTNMHLSYSATALTTVYSAPMIFDRNAHSVPAVVRVADILWGAAGMSGLYPGSSIAPPTSVYSLPLNLVDRVGGWDCGSEAIGEDLHMYIKCFFALNGNLTSRVIYSPVSQSNVTGGGGLWKDARARYKQALRHMWGALDTGFALCKLVQLWKDRKQTSRAYQPLHYTLSDTNNVAIPETYMNDEQSGHPYVDNGIFSSIQKDTVEQPHWERLFYMMHRLFEAHFLPVHMAILVVASALYVKLTENNNDPRNLAWIFSWCNVIRIYGFFQIAIYVSLYESYHQAGVSSREREMVKAGLADGMDFSRRSLKKNWHDYLAIPIVAPLYGTIPSAQALICQLWDQDLVYTVSKKVTRRQTPAIKVDDMA